A part of Amycolatopsis lurida genomic DNA contains:
- a CDS encoding S8 family serine peptidase has translation MVFFRRQEVKKPRSLVVALAVPLFGAIVAAPVASAQPALSGATTEFSVLARDGQSVASVERAVRAAGGTVVTSNAAVGLITATAPANGFAERVSADRSVFGAAKAKAIGTAPKQGKAKVKPGVVEKEGRGAASAKKPVQANAVGMDPLDDQLWGLKSVRSDLSRTKQPGDKRVKVGVIDTGVDGSHPDIAPNFDRAASRNFTKDIVSDVNGAVVDGPCEYRSCVDPVDHDDNGHGTHVAGTIGAAANGFGVSGVAPNVTLVNLRAGQDSGFFFLQPTVDAITYAGDAGVDVVNMSFFTDPWLYNCTANPADTPAQQAEQRTIIEATTRALNYAHRKGVTQVVSLGNQHSDLAAPQPDASSPGYPSNSTHPRQIDNASCLSLPIEGPHTIGVSSFGPSQAKADYSNYGVEQISVSAPGGYFRDYFGTPWFRTVENQILSTYPRNVGVAEGMIDADGNITPDGVTAGIKKATAADGRVGYYQWLQGTSMASPHASGVAALIVSQYGKGSRDFGMNPDAVQRVLEGTASDIACPVPRTVDYLKEGRDASFTATCTGDASFNGFYGHGAVDAWSAVTRGSQYLRG, from the coding sequence TCGGTACTGGCCCGCGACGGCCAAAGTGTCGCATCGGTGGAAAGGGCGGTCCGCGCCGCCGGGGGCACCGTCGTGACGAGCAACGCCGCGGTCGGCCTGATCACCGCCACCGCGCCCGCCAACGGTTTCGCCGAGCGGGTCTCCGCGGACCGGTCGGTCTTCGGTGCCGCCAAAGCGAAGGCGATCGGCACCGCGCCGAAGCAGGGCAAGGCGAAGGTCAAGCCGGGCGTCGTCGAAAAGGAAGGCCGCGGCGCCGCCTCGGCCAAGAAGCCGGTGCAGGCGAACGCCGTCGGCATGGACCCGCTCGACGACCAGCTGTGGGGCCTCAAGTCGGTCCGGTCGGACCTCTCGCGCACCAAGCAGCCGGGCGACAAGCGGGTGAAGGTCGGCGTCATCGACACCGGCGTCGACGGGAGCCACCCGGACATCGCGCCGAACTTCGACCGCGCGGCGTCGCGGAACTTCACGAAGGACATCGTCTCCGACGTCAACGGCGCCGTCGTCGACGGACCTTGTGAATACCGTAGCTGTGTCGACCCGGTGGACCACGACGACAACGGGCACGGCACGCACGTCGCCGGCACCATCGGCGCCGCCGCGAACGGTTTCGGCGTCTCGGGCGTCGCGCCGAACGTGACGCTGGTGAACCTGCGCGCCGGGCAGGACTCGGGCTTCTTCTTCCTGCAGCCGACCGTGGACGCGATCACCTACGCCGGCGACGCCGGTGTGGACGTCGTGAACATGAGCTTCTTCACCGACCCCTGGCTGTACAACTGCACCGCGAACCCCGCGGACACGCCCGCGCAGCAGGCCGAGCAGCGCACCATCATCGAGGCGACGACCCGCGCGCTGAACTACGCGCACCGCAAGGGCGTTACCCAGGTCGTCTCGCTGGGCAACCAGCACAGCGACCTCGCCGCTCCGCAGCCGGACGCCTCCAGCCCCGGCTACCCGTCGAACAGCACGCACCCGCGGCAGATCGACAACGCGAGCTGCCTCTCGCTGCCCATCGAAGGCCCGCACACGATCGGTGTCTCGTCCTTCGGCCCTTCGCAGGCGAAGGCGGACTACTCGAACTACGGCGTCGAGCAGATCTCGGTGTCCGCGCCCGGCGGATACTTCCGTGACTACTTCGGCACCCCGTGGTTCCGCACGGTCGAGAACCAGATCCTCTCGACCTACCCGCGCAACGTGGGTGTCGCGGAAGGCATGATCGACGCGGACGGGAACATCACTCCCGACGGTGTCACCGCCGGCATCAAGAAGGCGACCGCCGCGGACGGCCGAGTCGGCTACTACCAGTGGCTGCAGGGGACGTCGATGGCGTCGCCGCACGCCAGCGGTGTCGCGGCGCTCATCGTTTCGCAGTACGGCAAGGGTTCGCGCGACTTCGGGATGAACCCGGACGCGGTGCAGCGGGTGCTCGAAGGCACGGCTTCGGACATCGCCTGCCCGGTGCCGCGGACCGTCGACTACCTGAAGGAAGGCCGGGACGCGTCGTTCACCGCGACCTGCACCGGTGACGCCTCGTTCAACGGCTTCTACGGTCACGGTGCCGTGGACGCCTGGTCGGCCGTCACGCGGGGTTCTCAGTACCTGCGAGGCTGA
- a CDS encoding chemotaxis protein produces MTSRASGLRALVITFVTMALTMGAVTSPPASAEDPPAPTDRQRVVALMTTGDALVARAAEDALVGSEQDFQAFISTGLDRAMEMNDRVTLQQMIATGGPATKQAANTALSGDIAQVRQFLTANWRQPWRDDLRIQVTRLLAAATGPTVRAAANSALDGDENAQLAFLDGGWQRAQNDDDRITVQRLMVASGPEVTKAGNWVLSGTAEDVREFLRMGYQVAVQRDQETMSVKQLAGLAQSSQARSAVLTQEAKDAADQAVAAAAAAKVAAQTAAEETRLAQNSAAQAAGAAARAADATHRAAAAAQTAINAAVAASNAAREASHAASQAAWAASMAGKAAANARNAAAAAATDRGKADAARDAARLARDAAQGAQSAADAVTHAIEAIRQVTHAATAAAAAASDAATAAAASNEAGNWAQRAGASAGQARAAAARAQRNADEARRAAGAATAIANEAATYAEQARQAAASAADHATLAAAAAEEAADRAGEAEGAAARAQAAADEAKNAAAVAQTASDQAVHTADLARRTDAERLAVQQSEATRGALDAAQAERDRVAEPRWTPGVAQQFDPETQRLLTEARDPATSPPTAVGSARKAAVRLWHSGGPKVKQAAIAALGGSEADVLVFANAGLAAATEQDDRLSLSIVVGASVVQAQRDAGNAVKNGTHDQVKEWLATRAYPGKDDADRLAVQRILEKGGPLTRAAANRALSGTIADVRTFLATGQYATAQDDDRAAVQVLIDHGGPEMKAAGNAALAGPWSYVKEFLRIGQHQAEHRDADTALHVAQITGYLADTAQAAALAKQNAALAAQHAATARGAADEATEWARQATNSANQAKIYADQAKVSAEQAGASAASAAASARQARDAAARAQGAAQAAKNSAAQASRSAALANQYAAIAKTAAASALADAIAAGKAATEAGQYAAEAQAAVVHKQQEEKARKSVLDTRASVQQIRDAAAAGMKDHPELKEIKDLADRLLALIDQLAGATLDFVRDHAGDLLELILHLLEAAGGIGLAVGGIAMVGSGIAICAEAISGGAAIGAVGGAAGAGVGAVPGGIAGGVGGLIACVFTGGPAIAGGILATAAGLAMAMDGLNGAAGDIADMGKNRSLSASEAETLNRLNADPRFADRGLKPSKAERDGEYVDNAGRTYDQMGDPRASLYWNPGQFTRAIRDHLNKSMDYTVVDLTGFKPEQIAQVNEFLRTLPPGELAKIIKIGF; encoded by the coding sequence ATGACATCTCGAGCGAGTGGGTTGCGGGCTCTGGTCATCACCTTCGTGACCATGGCGTTGACCATGGGTGCGGTCACTTCACCACCCGCCTCGGCCGAAGATCCACCGGCGCCCACCGACCGCCAGCGCGTCGTCGCGCTGATGACGACCGGAGACGCCCTGGTGGCTCGTGCGGCGGAGGACGCGCTGGTGGGTTCCGAGCAGGATTTCCAGGCGTTCATCTCCACCGGGCTCGACCGGGCGATGGAGATGAACGACCGGGTCACCCTGCAACAGATGATCGCCACCGGCGGCCCGGCCACCAAACAGGCCGCGAACACCGCTCTGAGCGGGGACATCGCGCAGGTGCGGCAATTCCTGACCGCCAATTGGCGGCAGCCATGGCGTGACGACCTGCGCATCCAGGTGACCCGGCTCCTGGCGGCCGCGACCGGGCCGACGGTACGGGCCGCGGCGAATTCCGCGCTCGACGGGGACGAGAACGCGCAGCTGGCGTTCCTCGACGGCGGCTGGCAGCGAGCACAGAACGACGACGACCGGATCACCGTGCAACGGCTGATGGTCGCCAGTGGCCCGGAGGTCACGAAGGCCGGGAACTGGGTACTGTCCGGCACGGCCGAGGACGTACGCGAGTTCCTGCGCATGGGTTACCAGGTCGCGGTGCAGCGTGATCAGGAGACGATGTCCGTCAAGCAGCTGGCCGGACTCGCGCAAAGCTCGCAAGCCCGGTCCGCGGTCTTGACTCAAGAGGCGAAGGACGCCGCGGACCAAGCGGTCGCGGCCGCGGCGGCGGCCAAGGTGGCGGCGCAGACCGCGGCAGAGGAAACGCGACTGGCGCAGAATTCCGCGGCTCAGGCGGCGGGCGCCGCCGCGCGGGCCGCCGATGCGACGCACCGGGCGGCCGCAGCGGCACAGACCGCGATCAACGCGGCGGTGGCGGCGAGCAACGCGGCACGGGAGGCGTCGCACGCGGCTTCCCAGGCAGCGTGGGCGGCGTCGATGGCGGGGAAGGCCGCCGCGAATGCCCGCAACGCGGCCGCCGCGGCGGCCACCGACCGCGGGAAGGCGGACGCGGCCAGGGACGCCGCGAGACTGGCAAGGGACGCGGCTCAGGGAGCGCAAAGCGCCGCTGACGCCGTGACGCACGCGATCGAAGCCATTCGTCAGGTGACTCACGCCGCCACGGCCGCTGCGGCGGCCGCGAGCGACGCGGCTACCGCGGCTGCCGCGTCGAACGAAGCGGGGAACTGGGCTCAGCGAGCGGGCGCGAGCGCCGGTCAGGCCCGTGCGGCGGCGGCACGCGCGCAACGCAACGCCGATGAGGCTCGTCGTGCGGCCGGTGCCGCGACCGCGATCGCGAACGAGGCCGCTACCTATGCTGAACAGGCACGGCAAGCCGCGGCGAGCGCGGCGGATCACGCCACTCTCGCCGCCGCAGCGGCGGAAGAGGCGGCGGACCGGGCCGGTGAGGCGGAAGGGGCCGCCGCCCGGGCCCAGGCCGCGGCCGATGAGGCCAAGAACGCGGCCGCCGTCGCCCAGACCGCGTCTGACCAGGCGGTGCACACCGCGGATTTGGCTCGCCGGACCGACGCCGAGCGGCTCGCCGTGCAGCAGTCCGAGGCGACGCGCGGCGCGTTGGACGCCGCTCAGGCGGAACGGGACCGGGTCGCGGAGCCACGCTGGACCCCTGGGGTCGCCCAACAGTTCGATCCCGAGACGCAGCGACTGCTGACCGAGGCACGCGATCCCGCGACTTCGCCGCCCACCGCGGTCGGCAGCGCCCGCAAGGCCGCGGTGCGGTTGTGGCACAGCGGTGGCCCCAAGGTCAAGCAGGCGGCGATCGCGGCTCTCGGCGGCTCCGAGGCGGATGTCCTCGTGTTCGCCAATGCCGGGCTAGCCGCCGCGACGGAGCAGGACGACCGGCTCAGCCTGTCTATTGTGGTCGGTGCCAGCGTGGTGCAGGCACAGCGGGACGCGGGCAACGCCGTGAAGAACGGCACTCACGATCAGGTGAAGGAGTGGCTCGCGACGCGGGCCTATCCGGGAAAGGACGACGCCGACCGTCTCGCCGTTCAGCGCATTCTCGAGAAAGGGGGCCCGCTCACCAGGGCGGCGGCCAACCGGGCGTTGAGCGGCACGATCGCGGACGTGCGGACCTTCCTCGCCACCGGCCAGTACGCCACCGCGCAAGACGACGACCGCGCCGCCGTGCAGGTGCTCATCGATCACGGTGGCCCGGAGATGAAGGCCGCGGGCAACGCCGCGCTGGCCGGCCCGTGGTCGTATGTGAAGGAATTTCTGCGCATCGGCCAGCATCAGGCCGAGCACCGGGACGCCGACACGGCCCTGCACGTCGCCCAGATCACCGGCTATCTGGCCGACACCGCGCAAGCCGCGGCTCTGGCCAAGCAGAATGCCGCACTGGCCGCCCAGCACGCGGCGACCGCGCGCGGCGCCGCCGACGAAGCCACCGAATGGGCGCGGCAGGCGACGAACTCCGCTAACCAGGCGAAGATCTACGCCGACCAGGCCAAGGTCTCGGCGGAGCAGGCCGGCGCGTCCGCGGCGTCCGCCGCCGCGTCCGCCCGACAGGCTCGTGACGCCGCGGCCCGTGCCCAGGGCGCCGCCCAGGCCGCGAAGAATTCCGCCGCACAGGCTTCACGGTCGGCCGCGCTGGCCAACCAGTACGCGGCCATCGCCAAAACCGCCGCCGCGTCGGCACTCGCGGACGCCATCGCGGCGGGCAAGGCGGCGACCGAGGCCGGTCAGTACGCGGCCGAGGCACAGGCCGCCGTCGTGCACAAGCAGCAGGAGGAAAAGGCTCGTAAGAGCGTGCTCGACACCCGTGCTTCGGTCCAGCAGATACGGGACGCCGCCGCGGCCGGGATGAAGGATCACCCGGAACTCAAGGAGATCAAGGATCTCGCCGACCGGTTACTGGCGCTCATCGATCAGCTGGCCGGGGCGACGCTGGACTTCGTCCGGGACCACGCGGGCGATCTGCTCGAACTGATCCTGCACCTGCTGGAGGCCGCTGGTGGGATCGGACTGGCCGTGGGAGGCATCGCGATGGTCGGTAGTGGCATCGCGATCTGTGCCGAGGCGATCAGCGGCGGTGCCGCGATCGGCGCGGTCGGCGGGGCAGCGGGTGCCGGGGTCGGCGCAGTGCCGGGCGGCATCGCCGGGGGCGTCGGTGGCCTGATCGCGTGCGTGTTCACCGGTGGCCCGGCCATCGCCGGCGGGATTCTCGCCACCGCCGCCGGGCTGGCGATGGCGATGGACGGGCTCAATGGTGCCGCCGGCGACATTGCGGACATGGGCAAGAATCGTTCGCTGTCGGCGTCCGAAGCGGAGACCCTCAACCGGCTGAACGCCGACCCGCGGTTCGCCGACCGCGGCCTCAAGCCCAGTAAGGCCGAGCGCGACGGGGAGTACGTCGACAATGCCGGACGAACCTACGATCAGATGGGAGATCCGCGGGCATCGCTGTACTGGAACCCCGGCCAGTTCACCCGTGCGATCCGAGACCACTTGAACAAGAGCATGGACTACACCGTCGTCGACCTGACGGGGTTCAAACCGGAGCAGATAGCGCAGGTGAACGAATTCTTGCGGACGCTGCCGCCGGGGGAGCTCGCGAAGATCATCAAGATAGGGTTCTGA